One segment of Sesamum indicum cultivar Zhongzhi No. 13 linkage group LG4, S_indicum_v1.0, whole genome shotgun sequence DNA contains the following:
- the LOC105160519 gene encoding protein DETOXIFICATION 49, with protein sequence MCQQTSSTSSPVMKCYTADDDHEPNHNDHNHPKKAQDTDMFTSLIPKSATKQSQKPHNPTTHLSLVIQEAISLSGIAFPMILTGLLLYSRSMISMLFLGRLGDLALAGGSLAVGFANITGYSILSGLAMGMEPICGQAFGAKKYTLLGLSLQRTVLLLVLTSFPISLLWLNMKRILLFCGQDEAIATQAQAYLFYSVPDLFAQALLHPLRIYLRTQSNTLPLTFCAVVSILGHIPINYFLVSKLSLGIKGVALSGVWTNFNLVASLILYILLSGVYKKTWGGLSMECLKGWKSLLNLAIPSCISVCLEWWWYEIMILLCGLLLNPKATVASMGILIQTTSLIYIFPSSLSFSVSTRVGNEIGGRRPEKAKLAAVVGLSGSFVLGFSALFFAVSVRNIWASMFTQDKEIIALTSLVLPIIGLCELGNCPQTTGCGVLRGTARPKVGANINLGCFYLVGMPVAVGLAFFYKMDFEGLWLGLLAAQASCMVTMMVVLLRTDWEFEARRAEELTGGYEILDENEGVDDEKDQPIKAENKGDCLC encoded by the coding sequence aTGTGCCAACAGACAAGCAGCACATCGTCACCCGTTATGAAATGCTACACAGCAGATGATGATCATGAACCAAACCATAATGATCATAACCACCCCAAGAAAGCCCAGGACACCGACATGTTTACTTCTTTGATCCCCAAAAGCGCAACAAAACAATCTCAAAAACCCCACAACCCCACAACCCATCTCTCCCTTGTCATCCAAGAAGCCATCTCCTTGTCCGGAATAGCATTCCCCATGATCTTAACCGGTCTACTTCTGTACTCCCGCTCCATGATTTCCATGCTGTTTCTCGGCCGGTTAGGAGACTTAGCCTTAGCCGGTGGCTCCTTAGCCGTTGGCTTCGCCAACATCACCGGCTACTCCATCCTCTCCGGCTTAGCCATGGGAATGGAGCCCATTTGCGGACAAGCTTTTGGAGCTAAAAAGTATACCTTACTCGGGCTTTCTCTACAAAGAACAGTGCTTTTGCTCGTTTTAACTTCGTTTCCAATATCCCTTTTGTGGCTCAACATGAAGAGAATTCTTCTGTTCTGTGGGCAAGACGAAGCCATTGCCACACAAGCTCAAGCTTATTTGTTCTACTCGGTGCCCGATTTATTCGCTCAAGCTCTCTTACATCCGCTGAGAATTTACCTCAGAACGCAGTCAAATACTTTGCCTCTAACTTTCTGCGCCGTTGTTTCAATTCTTGGACACATACCAATCaactattttcttgtttccaaGCTTAGTCTAGGCATAAAGGGTGTGGCACTAAGTGGGGTTTGGACCAACTTCAACCTCGTAGCTTCGTTGATCTTGTACATACTCTTGTCGGGAGTGTACAAAAAGACATGGGGAGGTCTGTCAATGGAGTGCTTAAAGGGCTGGAAATCACTGTTGAATTTAGCCATTCCGAGTTGCATTTCAGTTTGTCTCGAATGGTGGTGGTATGAAATCATGATCTTGCTTTGCGGGCTGCTATTAAACCCCAAAGCTACAGTTGCATCAATGGGGATATTAATCCAAACCACTTCTTTGATCTACATATTCCCATCTTCTCTAAGCTTCAGCGTCTCAACAAGAGTGGGCAATGAAATAGGAGGCCGAAGGCCTGAGAAGGCGAAGCTCGCCGCGGTTGTCGGGCTTTCAGGAAGCTTTGTGCTGGGATTCTCTGCCCTGTTTTTCGCAGTATCAGTTAGGAATATTTGGGCCAGCATGTTCACTCAAGATAAAGAGATTATAGCATTGACGTCCCTTGTTCTGCCCATAATCGGGCTCTGTGAGCTCGGGAACTGCCCGCAGACTACGGGCTGTGGAGTTCTACGAGGCACTGCCCGGCCCAAAGTAGGAGCAAACATCAACCTGGGATGCTTCTATTTGGTGGGAATGCCGGTTGCGGTGGGCTTAGCTTTCTTCTACAAAATGGACTTTGAGGGGCTATGGTTGGGACTCCTGGCGGCGCAAGCATCGTGTATGGTGACGATGATGGTGGTTCTGCTGCGGACGGATTGGGAATTTGAGGCCCGAAGAGCGGAGGAGCTGACCGGAGGATATGaaattcttgatgaaaacgAGGGAGTTGATGATGAGAAAGATCAGCCAATTAAAGCAGAAAATAAGGGAGATTgtttgtgttaa